TGAGCTGCATTCCAGTTCACAGGCTGGAGATTTGAAGACTGCATCTCCAAACTGAATTATTCAAAATATGTATGAAGGAGCTGAAGAAGGCCCGTCTTATCTCGGATCCATACAAGATACAACTGCAGCCCTCTGGAGGCCATAATCAATCCACTTTGTGTTTTTGTCAATTGTTAGATGTTGTTTTCGACTGTGTCTACGGAGGATGAACAACCAGAGGAAACGGGCTGTTGGCTTCTATACGGTGTGACAAACAAGACAAATATAACCAACGTGAAGCCAGGGGAAACAAAGGGAGACTAATTGAATGCCACAAGCTTCAATAGAGTAGCAGGGAATTAGACCAAGTAATCTGAATCGCCCTGCAAAAAGAAGGCTAAAGATGTACAGATACAGACTCAGAGAAAACCTTGAACATGGGCGACAAAACCATTTCTCACTTTGACATTCTGTGCAACGGTATTTGTGGAGCAGAGCGAGACCTAAAGCTTTTTCTCcctccaatatcacaaatgcatacaaatgtaaaaaagaaaatctatttCCATACTTGTTTTTTTGacttttgtcatttaaaaaatgatattcAGGACATTTAAGCGTCTCAAATGCATCTCCAGTCACAGTGACATTTTATCTATCAGTTGcctgaatatattttaaatctggTGGATATGCTGCTCTGCATTTCTAGAACCTCGATGCGACTGCACACACGGCTCTGCTTTAAAGGCTCGTAGTGATGGTGCTCTGGCGATGCTTTGCATGCAGCTCCAGCGTCTCACCTGCAGAAGTCGGGGGCAACCATGCCGTAGACATCGATCCGATCGCACAGCTCCAGGGCGATGGTCATCGTGAACCAGCCGGTGCTCAGCCACGAGTTTGAAATCCTTCtgtagagaagaagaggaggaggaggaggagggggagaagaagttAGACTTCATCTGTGGGAGAGCACACAGATGAAAAAATTGACCATATTTGATTTTCTGAGAATGTGATTAACTGGGATAGACAATCAGAACATTTCCCATCGGCGTTTTATCGCAGAATAAAGTTTTCTAAATCTCGAGGTCGATTTTCCTGACTGCAAGATCATTCAAGTTTCCTCACAGCTTCATTAAAATACAGATCCAACCTACATATCGACTGATACAAATGACCTCTGTCAAATAATCAAACCCTTCATCAGAAAGTATTTTTGCAAATTGAATGCAGATATTTGAAATGTCAAAGCTTCAGCTTCAAAGCGAAACACCTGCTTTCTTTCACACAGCACTTCTTTTAAGCCATGCCTGAAAAGAAATAAGCAATTATAAATTTTCTGAGATTTACTGGTATGGAAGAAATTCCATTTCCATTGCATTACTAAAtctaaatgtcaaactattctctCATTGGGTTTCTGgcagataaaaaaaaatcagcacAGCCTGACTGCCATACATTTTTTAAGATTCACTTTTTTTTGGCTCTAAAGTAatacaatttcaaacaccacTTCTAAAAGGGCTCTGAAAACCTTCAGCTTAAAGGgaacagacatttaaaaaacaaaaaaaatgctaaTACTTTAATTCTGGGATTTTCACAACAACCTTAATGAAGAAGCCGAatgaaagtaaacagaaatatgctGCAGTGAGAAAATACTGGAATATAAAATACACTGAAATGTTTATCAGAAGCTTCTTTCATACAGGATGCATTAACCTGACTCTGTAAGTATACGACCAGCATGTGTTTGGAGAGTTCTTTTGAAGACCTCATGATCAACTTTGTGATGGTCTGAATAAATTATAAATCACTCTGTTTTAGCATCATCGTGGTTCAGGAGAGAAATGTCCATCTGTCCATATCTTAACAGTAATTGTCATCACATGTTGTCCCTTGGGTGATACCCACGCTTACATTTTTAGTTTTCAGTGAAATATTTTGACACCTACTAGGTGCCATGACTACGCATAATCAAAGTCCCTGCACGATAAAGTATCATTTATTTGTTGAGCTCCACAAATTCATCTGGTACCATTATCATAACGCTGAGCTCCACGCTGCACGGCGGCTCCATGAAGCCGGCGGCACAGAACATTCTATGATAGTAAGATAATATATGACTTCTGGAACAATCTGTACTCATCAAATCAATTTATAAATGagttaatacaaatatttaagtACGAGCCGATGTAACCCAATTCAGGAGAGATACATTTGAAACCCTCAGCTGAATCCGGCACAGCTGTGAACGTCGTCATGCATCCCACGCCGCACAGATTCTCCACTGGGATCAGGCCTGCTGACCAGTGGACGTGTTCATGCATCAGTTATCAGGTGCATATTTCAGATGGCCCTTTAGCAACATCAAATATGGTGGTCACAGACGAATAACTGTCACGacctggagtttgtgtctccttttgtgtcgtctgtctccctgtgattgtctgccctggccctgattgtttccttctgtgtgattgctggccccgccctcattgtgtccacctgtgtctcgttccccgttgtccaatcacctccgcctgcctgtgtgtgtaaaccctgttcgtctcattcccagtgtggcttcgtaccgtttggtccgcgttttgtcgtcctgtctggtttgtggaattaaatattagtttgtgcagttatgtcggcatttgggtcttCTCTCGCTGCGACACCTCATGACAATAACCCCTTCGACCTTTATCACAATTGTTCCGACAGATTCCTTTGTTAGAAAAAGTGATCAACAATGAAGAAGGGAAACACAATGTGTTCTATTGAACTTCCGAATTCAATAATAAAAGAACTAATGGTGCCACCTGTAGTATTTTACTATCAGTTTATTATGAGCCGATAGCTCTGAAGGTGTTTCATAAATGTCATGACAATCTACCGGTTGTCGAAAAACCCAATGTCACAAAAGAGCAAAAATCAAGGAAATCACAAAAGCGGCTACACCATCGAGAAACTTTAAATCTGGTGGTAATACATCTTGTGGATGTTGAGATATTTTACTGGATAAGTGAGGCGCTGTCAGGGGATCAACGAAGTAACAATGATTCTTCCTCATGGTACTAAAGAATGTGTGCTATCCATCCAACACTTCAATCTACTAGCGTGGCTGACAATCATTTTCATTTTACCTGCACTTTAAACACTTCCAAAAAAATCTACGATGCAGGATTATCtcctaaaataaaatgtatcgaCTTGTACAAAAGAAATTCCTCTAAATCAGTGGTGACGCATCAGAAGAGCAAGGCGTTGTGGCGATCCAAGACGAAGGTACGAACTACAGCAGCGGAGGTTTCAACGTCAGACCCGGTGCCAAAAAAGCTGCCAATGCAGTGAAACGCCGAGCAGGAAGAGCTTGAGAAAAGATCTGCATCGAGCTCCTCTGGTGTCGTTGAtgtggatgaggagggagaggatcaAACTCAGTTTGACAGGTTCTCCTGTTCTCTCGACAACCCGGGCTGCTCGCAGAGCGCTCTGCGCTGCTTCTCGACTCTTCCCACACAAACGCTCGAGCATCCAGTGCAGCGGAGGTCTCAACTCGGCAAGACGGACAAACAAAGCCGGGGCCTGATAAGAAAGGTCGACAAGAACAAGCTGGCGGGCTCGGCGCCCTGCTCGCCCCCGCCTGACGAGGGTGACACACGTGGAGGAGGGGGTTTACACCTCGCTGTTTGAAAAGGTGTTTCTCTTATTTCCTCTGAGAGCGAACAGGGAAGCCTGTTCAGCTTTTCTATGTTGAACACGTCCTCTGCTTGGGGAACGATGGAATAGAAACAAACGGGCCCGGAAAACTCTGGGAAGTGAGGAAATATTCAGGGGACGttattgtggcagcggggtgtggtacagctgcagagtggatggaggggggggggggggtcatgatgGTGAATCAGCCCCAGCTGTGGTTAatctgtcggtgtgtgtgtgtgtgtgtctcttcccaATAAAGAGCAGTGGGATTTAGTTTTACGGTCACTGTTATTGCAATGAAATACATACTTGAATTTGGatgcttaaataaaatgtcGGATTGTAAATGTCGTGCTCTGTGTAGTAAAAGTGAAGTGATTGGTTTTGTTCTCTTTCATCAATTAATAATGCCGTTAGCAACATCGCAAGAGGGGACTAGATGAACTACATTTTAGAGATCATACAAACCCCGGCCTCGTCTTGCCAACTCATCCCAATGAATGTAGCCAAGTGTCCCTCACGGCCTTTAAAGCCACTCCCACCGAAATATCTTAATGAACATCAACTCAGACACAGAACTGTTGTTAGTTCTCACAGCTGTCAACCCGTTAGTTCATGGAAGCCCCGGTGACGGAGCAGGTGGGTCGTTTCATTCAGATTGGCTTATTACAGACCTGCGACAGCCACAGATACAATCTGATGTGTTGATTGCTGTTGTTATGAGAGCTGCAAcatataaagaacaaaaggtttCAACTCTCCTGCTCCATCTTCCATTATCCCCTTTAATTCCTCAGCGTTGTGTTTGCCTCTACAAATGCGTCACTTCCTGGAGTTTTACTGTGTTGCCAAACCTTCAATCAAGCCACActgagtgacagtgtgatgGATAGTAGCAACACGAAAACACTCGTCTTTATCGGAGTCCGTTCAGACAATAAGAGACGGTGTCGACCCAAAGTGATGCTATCGCAGCCGAAGCAGACTTCTCATTTTCATGTAATTACAAATGACAACAAGACCCGGGCTGTCTGGAACATGTTGATCTGAGGTGATATGCAAACACAGCCCCTGGGCTTGggctcgcacacgcacacgcacacgcacacgcacacgcacacgcacacacacactttgcaaatTAGAAAACTTCAGAAAAGTTCAGTTTAACATTTTGTCATCAAGCCGTCTGCAGTGGATGCGCGGAGGTCTTAGTGAGGACGCACGCAGCTAATCTCACTCACGAAGTCTTCCTCATTTTCTTGTTGATGAACATGCTGATGAATAATGTGGTGTGAAATGTCAAGCTCTCAGCTTCAATGGCCGTCTTTAAAAGATGCTTTAATCCCTGCACAGAAGATGCCGTTGCTCCACGAGTCGACAGGAATCTGGTTAAAGGAGCCGGTGAAGGAGAAGTTATATTGTGTTGATCCTGGAGTCTTAATTGAGATTAGTCTTGACTTGTATTTAATAAAAGGAGATTTTCAATATGATGGAACTGATGAAAAAACAAGTTCATTTGCCTCGAAGGGCAATAATGTGATCATTATAAAAATAGTCAAGAAGTGTCAAGTGTATCTCTCTAAACATGAAAACAAGCTGATTGCAGAACGTTTTTTTCGTTGCTCTTTGGGTTGTTGTTCTTGCATTGTATTCATTTCTGAAGAGGTGTGTTGTCATTGAGTTACTGTAATGGTTGTTATGCAACAGCTGACAGGCGGAGGTCACATGATTAGTGCAATTAGTTAAAGCTGAAACACTTGCTGAACATCATTCTGTGTGTACCGGTACTCTTGTGAGGACATGACGCTgattctcattattattattctcataatatgtatttttttataatgttgtttctctttgagcatcagacttttcctCTTGCTTCAGTTTGTTCACTTtcagtgaagaaaagaaaagattaataCGGAGGTCTGGTCCCGGTGGCTCTTTGAACTCGCCAGTGCTGCATTTCTCTTATCCTTTTTTTGACCCTTTAAATTACACAGGATTCGTTTTTCAGGACTGCAAGCTTGCCTTTTTCAGGGATCAAACCTGTGATCTTTTGTCAGGAAATTACactaaatgtaaatgtgtagaCGCCAGGCAGTGCAAGGCACAGACGATTTCAACAGCGCATTACGGGAGCTTAAATACTTcatgaaatatacatatacatatatatattctaaaagCTAATTTGCCTGTAATCACTGGTTGAGGCTCATTCTGGTTTAGCCATCACAGAGATTGCAGAGGGACACCTGTTTTTCTCTGCCAGTGTTATTAAAATGGATGGATGTGACAACATCCCACATCATCTTAATTGCCTTTCATGAAACGGCATAAACCATAATTACAATTGCAGGCTTGCCGATCGCACAAATGACTACCCGAAACCTCTCCTTTTAATGCTGCTCACTCAGGCTCCAAATCCTTAAAAAACAGTAGGATTCATTTGAAAGAATTAGCGAGAAGAGATTTCTCTTTCATACCTTGAGCTTCCTTTAAACCGTTCTGCAACATTAGAAATCTATAATAGCTATACTTAAAggcttactctctctctctctcttttcccacGCTCCACAGAGCAGAGATGACCTCAAAAAAAAGCCTCACAGATATTAATGCCGAATGCTATAAAAAGGATAACAGTACAGCCGGATCTGCTCGCTGTAAACATTTACCATGAAAGTCGGCACTGATCCTGAAGGATGGCTGTCTGAGATATTCACCAAATCCTCTACGTGGCAATTTCCTCCCTGACATCTCTCCTAAAGCTGGAGTCCGATGACACTCGGGACAAtgagagagacagtgtgtgtgtgtgtgtgtgtgtgtgtgtgataacatTTCCATTAAGCTCTAATGGCCACGGGACTGAGGACTCGGCTTGGACTCATTCACTTTGAGTCATTTAACACCGGGCAGCTTAAGAAAAGatgtttcaaaaataaaaacgtcacaagttttttttcttctcccgtGAGTGACATTatgatttcatttattttagttgAGCATTTACTTTGAGACATTTACCTTTGTGATGCGTTCAAATGGTGGCAGGAAACTCTGACGTTGTACATTTTCATTAAATCCGACTTTACTTCCTGCTGTCTTTCTGGCTTGCTTTTCAAGAACGAGATGTCAACGCACCGTCGTGTTTTTGACAGCCAACTCTTTTGGGGCGTTGCTATGCAACCATTAACTACGACCCGTTCACCACGACACATTGAAGTTGATGGATGAGCGAGTTTAACCTCGTCCTGCAGTGTGCCCTGGTGTACACCTCAGTTACATGGGAAACAAGTTGCTCCTGAACCAACATGTTGGACTGTATCGTACAAATGAAGGTCTGGAAATGATTAGCAACTTATGTTACAAATATGTGAATCAATCTGTTGTtttgaaattaataaaataacccTGTTCTTATTGTGATTCTAACCGAGTGCACCACATCGAAGTCAAAGAATGGTCTCTAATGAAATCTGATTGTCATAATGTTTTGAAAGGTCACACTGAGACCGCTACATTTGGTGGTGTTGTATTGTAAAATGTGTATGTTGTTATTTCAGTCAGAGCTTACATTTGGGGGCATGCATTAATTTGAGGGTAGAAATACAGTGATGATGTGGTAGAAAATGTTGTAGAAGGTAACAACCTCAACATGTTAGTAATGTGTTATGTGTTGATTTTGTAAATGATGGTCaattcaaagtaaaatatacTCTAAAAGTAGAATTGATAAAGACTAAAGACATAGAATTGGTACATACATAGTAttgatacagtatatatatatatatatatatatatatatattgagtgaCGTCCCAATGAcaacgtccacttcttatataaTGTGTGCTATTTGGCCCAATGCTTACCATAACTacaagtaaatacatatattaaagaGTTGCTGTGCTGCATCTACTGAACATGATGAATACTGGCCCTGAAGCACTTGTAATAGTAATACACTTAAGGTTATAGAAATTAGGCACACTGGTATGATCTATTCACAACAAATGTGACCTCAATATAATACATGTCACTGTAATGTAATAaagaatattttaataaatcagaattttattgtgtttttaataatgGAGTAATTTTATtgtcaataaaaaaaacctaACCACAGTTTCCCAGAGCAAAAGGTGAAGCTGTTGAATTTCATATTACGTACAAGAGATACTTACAATATATGTGATATAATAAAAGCAGCAAATGTTCACAAAGGAGAATCTGCAACCGACTAAAGTTTGGAATATTTCCTGAATGAACTTTAATCTAAAATACTTCCATGAAAACGGGTGAGTTTCTTTCAGTTGATCCAATACTCTATAAATCAAACGTCGACTAAACACGCTTCCTGAATGCTTCTCGTAGATAGAATCCTTATTCCTTATTGCATCATGTCTTCCTCACCTGTCCTTGCCCGTCTCCTTTTTGAAGAGCTCGTCAAACTGCAGCATCTTCTGCCAGGAGATGATGTAGATTTTGAGTTTGGGCAGCACCTGGTTCATCAGCCTCAGGTTGTTGTACACGAGGCCCTTCCCGTCGCGCCTCATGTAGCTGCCGGGGCCCCAGAAGATGAACACCGTGTCCTGGCTGGCGTTGAGCAGCTCGTGGCGATTCCGCAACACCCTCTGCATGCTGGAGTGAGCGACGACGCGCAGGGAGGTACGGCGGCCGACGTCCGCGGCGTAACCCCTGGCGGTGGGGGCGTCGTTCATGCGGATGACGCACTCGGCCCGGTCGATGTCTTCGCCCCGACCGCCTCCGATGAGGTGACCTGAGCTGGTCACCAGGGCGCAGGTCTGGCAGTGCATCCTGGGAGGCTGATTGATGGCAACAAACAAGAAGGATGTAAACAGAACAGAACAAATACATGCAGTGCATCAGAATAGTTGGCCTCCTCGTTCCCCGTAGAAGCACCTGTCGCACTGTCGGctgcattttttgttttgcagcCATATTTGTTATAAACTTTACAAACTATTTTTGTTCCCACAAGTCAAAACTGCTCGAAAAACTTGTGTTTAGCCCCAGTTTATAGAGAAATATGCAAAGCAGACAGAAACGCACACCTAGGGTAACTTTGGTAAAAAGCTTCGCTCTGTGTTTGAGGCAGGAAATGCTTTGTTGACAAATGGGTAGCGACAGAGCCTCCTGGGGATACGCAGCTTGTCATAGCACTGTACGATTGGTAGAAACCCCGGGGTCCTACAAAGGATTCACCTTGCATCTTTCTCCCACTCGCACACAACAGAGGAATGTGTGTTTACCTCCCAAACAACAGCCCTGGTACAGAGAATTCATGTGCTTATCAAATATCAACCTATGAAGTATTCAGCATATTATATCTATGAAACTCAGGAACTCTTTACGATATTTATGAAAGATgatgacaacataataaacaTGATGAACATGTTGACTAAATACCAACACAAACCTGTTTACTACTTTATTAATTTGACTCAGAAtgcctttgttttgtttcatgtgGGCACTAATGAGTGTACATATGGATTCTTATgaacatatacagtacatgcaCTTACTTAGCatcatgttctttatttttctttttggtcGAATGGTGAGAGCCGTCTTCTCTCATCTCCTTTTTTAGTGTAATTCATATCCTCTATTGTTTCAATCTTTATAATTAGACACTGCCAGAGCCACTAAAAAGAATGACTAAAATATCCGTGTCACATATTGTCAAACAAATCAAGGGAGGAATATTGAGCGATTAGTCATTTGTTTTTCATCAAGTCTGATTCCAGCTTCTCATTGTTGGATACATGCATTAAATATAGCATATGTTATTAGACTGAATATTTTGTTAAATGTTGGtcgaacaaaacaaacaagttgGACAATTGGGAATATTGAGAAGGACAGATTTCACTATTTTCTGAAATTTGATGGATCAAATTGTTATCAGATTAATcagtaataaaaataataaacagtaaaacaaaaataaaaaaggcatcCTGGCCATTCCACCATATGCTTTAAATTATAGCTGTccttatatagatatagatatagataacaATTATCGCCTGTTGTTGAAGACCCAGCCAGTGTTTACAACCACATGTCAACTGTGGTTGTAAACAACTGTACAAACACATGTGTTTGTACAGTTCATTAAGTATGTTTTCATTCAGCCTGCCATGTGCAAGCACACATCATTAACATAAATGTGTCATTTGTGACATGTTACACATTTGTGTATGTTAAGCTGCTCTGtatgttggcggtgtgtgtgtatgtatgtatgtgtgtgtgtgtgtgtgtgtgtgtgtgtgtgcggctgcTTCACGTGTGCTTTGTATTCTTGCATGTGGTGCGTCTGTGCTTTTCCCTGCACTGAACAGCAATGATATGCAAACCCTGTAATGCCCCGTGAAATATCTCCCGAGCATAAATATGGTGGTTATTTACATTCTTATTGGCGTAACACATTTACATGTTCATggcattaacaacaacaacaaatgattatagctgtgtgtgtgtgtgtgcgcctgtgtcATGATCATCCTCATCTCCCAACGTTAACTTAGTGACAAATTACCAGCTGAATAGCCTCATCTGGTTAatgagggggggcggggtggtgggggggggggggggggggcatcagtacagagagtgaaagagagttaaaaacaaggaaaaataaaagatgGCAAAAGAGATATACAGAGGCGATGAGAGCCACCACGGTGCCACTGTTTGACGAAATGTTGAGCTAATGAGGTCCTCGCAGCAGCATCCATCCATTCCTTCCATCTGCTGCACACCCCACCCTTTCCCCTCACCCACCTGGCAGCGCCTTGACAGCCAATCTGGCTGTGGCGCTGCAGCGCCAGTGGAGCAGGTCAGAAATCCCATTTTCACACAGGGGCTTTTAAGTGGCTCCACAGACGctattctctcttcctctgtctcacaGAGAATTTAAGTGGGCCTTGCTGGCCCGGATTGGCCACTTCAGGGAGCTCGGTCAGGCTATTACCAAAAGAAGCGGCTGGATGGTCTGAACAAGGCTCTCCATTTCAGCCGGAATTCCGTGAGCCATGCAATACGGTGGTTTAGGTTGAGGCAATTGAGTTGATGAAAACTGTAGCTTACCAAAGAACTGGCTGAGAGGAACTTAGAATCCTAAAAACGGAACATTTCATTACAATTAAATTGTTTCCGTGACAAAACTCCACTCAATGATTCATGTGATGAATAGTTCCTGTAAGaactgaaagaaaaaacacatctaTCATTGCGTTTGGAAGAACAATGCCAGCGATTTCAAACAAAATACCTTTGATCATAATTAATAGATTTGCTGCGTTTAGATTCCGGCCTCTGAGGTTCTTTAAAAGTGAACCTCATCCGTCTCCAAACTAAATCATGTTTCCAGATTAACACCTATGTTTACTTACTGGAGGCATACAAATAGAtataagaaagaagagaagaaacaaaacatttctccgTTGTGACACAACAGAAACTCTGCTTCTCCAAAAAGCCATCTTGATTTTTCCAATCatctataaaatacaaaaatataaaattttCGTATTTCATTGAGTTCAATAGATAGGGAGAAAAAGGTAGCCTCTCAAGTTATAGCTTTACTAACACtatgtagatatgtgtgtgtgtgtgtgtgtgtgtgtgtgtgcgtgtaataaagAACTGTATTCAAGTAAAGTTCTTTAATTGTGcatttaaaatagattttatacttcatttaagactttttagaTGAAGATTTTCCATACAAAAATCACATGATGAGGTAATACATaagaaaatattgtttattatttatccaGTGGTTCCCAAACCTTTTGgattaaagaaaatgtaagaaaaaaaagtcaaaaaccTTAAATCAGCACACCAACAGAGAGACAAGAGGCTCCGCCTCACCAGCTCAGTGATGTTAAAATCATTTTGCATGGCCTTGTGAGCTTCTTCCCTCTGACCGAACTTTAAAAAAGAGGcctttataaaaaaagagataaCTAATACACTGCCTATGCATGTAGGGTCCATCTTTTATCTAATTAGCTGTAAAGGTGCAGAGACGTTATTAAGATGCAAGGGATAGTTACAAAGCTGTTACTAACTATTATTCTTAATTAAAATACATCTTGTATTTTCAATATGAGCTGATTCATATGTTG
This portion of the Pseudoliparis swirei isolate HS2019 ecotype Mariana Trench chromosome 8, NWPU_hadal_v1, whole genome shotgun sequence genome encodes:
- the st6galnac5a gene encoding alpha-N-acetylgalactosaminide alpha-2,6-sialyltransferase 5 isoform X3, producing the protein MKTPMRHGIAVLLVLLLCASLFLVYNGSFNGASRDANDTHVRQHEQLRRPTEASVRVAKPQPPVLQGYSGIIDHKPPRMHCQTCALVTSSGHLIGGGRGEDIDRAECVIRMNDAPTARGYAADVGRRTSLRVVAHSSMQRVLRNRHELLNASQDTVFIFWGPGSYMRRDGKGLVYNNLRLMNQVLPKLKIYIISWQKMLQFDELFKKETGKDRRISNSWLSTGWFTMTIALELCDRIDVYGMVAPDFCREPQHHSVPYHYYEPRGPDECAMYISHERGRRGSHHRFITEKRVFANWARTFDIHFHQPDWSPPPLPDNRTLEGTIAATIAATPPVPQKT
- the st6galnac5a gene encoding alpha-N-acetylgalactosaminide alpha-2,6-sialyltransferase 5 isoform X1, whose product is MKTPMHLFVSLCQRHGIAVLLVLLLCASLFLVYNGSFNGASRDANDTHVRQHEQLRRPTEASVRVAKPQPPVLQGYSGIIDHKPPRMHCQTCALVTSSGHLIGGGRGEDIDRAECVIRMNDAPTARGYAADVGRRTSLRVVAHSSMQRVLRNRHELLNASQDTVFIFWGPGSYMRRDGKGLVYNNLRLMNQVLPKLKIYIISWQKMLQFDELFKKETGKDRRISNSWLSTGWFTMTIALELCDRIDVYGMVAPDFCREPQHHSVPYHYYEPRGPDECAMYISHERGRRGSHHRFITEKRVFANWARTFDIHFHQPDWSPPPLPDNRTLEGTIAATIAATPPVPQKT
- the st6galnac5a gene encoding alpha-N-acetylgalactosaminide alpha-2,6-sialyltransferase 5 isoform X2, whose translation is MKTPMVKRHGIAVLLVLLLCASLFLVYNGSFNGASRDANDTHVRQHEQLRRPTEASVRVAKPQPPVLQGYSGIIDHKPPRMHCQTCALVTSSGHLIGGGRGEDIDRAECVIRMNDAPTARGYAADVGRRTSLRVVAHSSMQRVLRNRHELLNASQDTVFIFWGPGSYMRRDGKGLVYNNLRLMNQVLPKLKIYIISWQKMLQFDELFKKETGKDRRISNSWLSTGWFTMTIALELCDRIDVYGMVAPDFCREPQHHSVPYHYYEPRGPDECAMYISHERGRRGSHHRFITEKRVFANWARTFDIHFHQPDWSPPPLPDNRTLEGTIAATIAATPPVPQKT